The sequence TTACCAGCAAAAGATCCTGGGCCATGCTTATGAGCCTTTCCGCTCTGGGCGGTATAATGCTGTACAAGATGATCAAAAGAAACCGCCTGCTTGAAGATATGAAAAAGCGTGAAAAGGACCTGAAAGACCTGGAAGATGAATATGAGCAGCTCAGGGAACAGCATGAGATCACGGAGGAGAACTATGAGAAGGCGAAGGAACGCCTGGAAGAGGCCAAGAAACAGATGGTCAAAGACATCATAGATGCTGATAAGGAACACCGGGAACGGCTGAAGGAGATCGAGAAGGACTTTGAAAACAAGTCGGCCGATGAGCTCATGCGAATGACCGAAGAGCTGCTGGGCAAATAAAGTTTTAAATTATCTAACCCGGATAAATTGGAAATTCTAATATCTAATTTAGAATTTGGAATTTAGGATTTAGGCCATATATCTAGAATTTCCTTTTCTGCCAAAAAATGCACGAAAACAAAAATTAGTGTACTAAAACAAAAATATAATGATGAATAAAACAACATGGATCATAATAGCCATCCTCATGATGTGGATTGGCGCCGATGCGCAAAACAGCATCACCATAGACGGTGTCACCATGGAGGGAAGGGCCGCCGGATCCGGATGGATCTTTGAAGGAGAGGAGGATACCATTCTTGCCTTTAAAAAGGAAGATTACAGTGAAGTAATGGAGAAAGTTCAGAAGCTTCGCTCGGAGGTAAAACGTCTTGAAGATGTGGTAGCCGCCCGTGAAAAGTATATCGCTACTGTGGATGATTATAAGAACGAGGCCGAAAATCTGATCGGCCTGCAACAGCAGATGATCGGCAAGGCCGACAGCCTGTACACCGGCTACCGGTCTTTATACGATGATCTGAAATCCGTTTACGGTATGACGGACATATCAGTTATGGCAGGTACCGGTGCCTTCCGTTACAGCCCGGATGGATGGAAGCCCTTGTTCAATCTGGGCGTGGAATACAAGCAGTTTCAGGGCAGCTACCTGTTCGGAAAGAATTTCAACGGCATCAGCCTTCAGTACCGCATCTGGTCATTCTGATGGCACGGATGAAAGTGAACCGGGAGGATGGCCACGAATGCACGAATGAGATCGGATGGCGAAGAGCAGAGCGTCTCGGGTCTCGCGTCTCGGGTCTCGCCGTCCCGTGTCTCGGGTTACCGCTATCCAATTACCCTATGTGTTCTTCTATGTGTTTCTATGTGCCCCCCGCCTGCTTCGGGGCAGGTATGTGGTTCAATCGTTTCAGGTTTGATTTTTGAGGTTTGAGAGCGAAGAGCGAAGGGCAAGAATGTTTAATGTTTGAAGTTTGAGGTTGAGAAGTTCCATTGTTAAACTGTTGAATGAGGCTGAGTTTGAGGCAAAGGCTGAGATAATGATTGAATGATTGGATGATTGAATGGACCGCGGAAAAAGGTTTAACTGTGAATACAACCAATGACTACCAATGACCATAAATGACCATAAATGACTATTATATTCTCCTTGTTCCCTTTTGCTTCTCCAACCCTCAAACCCTCAAACCCTCAAACTCTTCGTCAAACTCCTGTCAAACAATAAAAAATTTTCTGCAGGGCTATAACTTCCGAGACACGCCACGGCATGTCTCTACTCCACATTCACGTGTTTCGTTTCCACCCCAATCTCCGGCGGATCCTGCAGATGCCGTTTCACCGTGCATTTTTCTGCTGCTTTAACCACGGCATTCCTGTATTTGTCAGGAAAATCATCCGGTAGCTGAATCTCCACATCGATTTTATCTATCAGCCTGGTAGATTGATTAAAATTCAGCTTTTGAATGATTTTGATGTTATCGCTTGGTATATTGCGCTGATCACAGAAATTCTTCACATAGATACCGGTACACGTACCGATCGATGCCAGGAACAGATCAAAAGGCGACGGCGCTGAATCTTCTCCGCCTCCCTTTTCCGGCTGATCGGTTTGGATGTCGTGTCCGTTCCATTTCGCATTCACCTTCTTATTCCCGTTAAAATATACTTCCATATTCATAATACTTCCCTGTTTTTGTTTCTGTGGTAAACATATAAATATCTTCATTTGTTCATAATTAATGCCAATGCTACGCCTTCCTGTTAATTGTCAGGTTAATTTACCTTTCATGATAATTCACCGGTTACATGATGATGCATTGATTCAGCATTTTATCGCGCACTCTAACGAGGCGCCGGGCATCGTCGTGCGAATTGTTGCTATCGCTATTGGCCTTCTACGAAGGCGAAGACAAGGATTGAATGGACCGCGGACAAAGGTTTAACTGTGAATACAACCAATGACCATCAATGACAAAGAATGACAATTATATTTTACTGTCCCCTTTAGCCATTCCAACATCAAACTTTCAAACTCTTTGTCAAACTCCTGTCAAACAATCTAATGACAATCTAATGACAACATAATGACCACCAAATAACTACTTAATGACCCTTAATGACAATCATATTCTACTGTCCCCTTTACCCATTCCAACAGTCAAACTCCCGTCAAACGTATTTGGTGTCAAACTTTTGTCAAACAATCTAATGACAATCAATGACTACATAATGACCATAA is a genomic window of Bacteroidales bacterium containing:
- a CDS encoding DUF2524 family protein — protein: TSKRSWAMLMSLSALGGIMLYKMIKRNRLLEDMKKREKDLKDLEDEYEQLREQHEITEENYEKAKERLEEAKKQMVKDIIDADKEHRERLKEIEKDFENKSADELMRMTEELLGK
- a CDS encoding OsmC family protein, with the translated sequence MNMEVYFNGNKKVNAKWNGHDIQTDQPEKGGGEDSAPSPFDLFLASIGTCTGIYVKNFCDQRNIPSDNIKIIQKLNFNQSTRLIDKIDVEIQLPDDFPDKYRNAVVKAAEKCTVKRHLQDPPEIGVETKHVNVE